The Chitinophaga pinensis DSM 2588 region GAAGCCTTCCTGAACGGAAGAAGGGTAGTGGCGATCTACGCCGAAAACAAACGTATGGTGAAAGGTATCCTCCACGGGGAGTCCGATACCCGCCGTACTGCTTTCGTCGAACCGGAAGAAACGATAGAACTGAACAATGACGTGATGTCCCTCGAAAGGGAAGAAAGTAAAGAGGTGTACAAAATACTGCGTACACTGACCCACCAGCTCAGTCAGCACAGTCACCTGCTCAATAACTATCACGAGATACTCGGACAATACGACTTTATCAGGGCAAAAGCCAAACTGGCGCTGGACATGGACGGTAACTACCCCATGCTGACGCCGCACGCGGAAGCGCATCTCGTAGACGCGCACCACCCGCTGCTGCTCCTGTATAACCGCCGTAACAAGAAACCGACCATCCCGGTGAACCTGACCCTGAACAAGGATAACCATATCCTGGTGATCAGCGGTCCGAATGCCGGCGGTAAAACCGTGACCATGAAAACGGTCGGCCTGATCCAGCTCATGCTGCAGGCAGGCCTGCTGGTGCCTGTACACCCCAGCTCACAACTCGGTATTTTCCGTCAGCTGATGATCCATATCGGTGATACTCAGTCCCTGGAATTTGAACTGAGTACTTATAGTTCTCACCTGAAGAACATGAAGTACTTCATGGAGAACGCCAATGGTAAGACCATGTTCTTCATCGATGAATTAGGTAGCGGTTCTGACCCGAATCTCGGGGGCGCCTTCGCAGAGGTGATCATGGAAGAAATGGCCAAGAAACACGCTTTTGGTATCGTTACCACCCACTACCTCAACCTGAAGGTAATGGCCAATAAGGTACGTGGTATCATCAACGGCGCTATGGGCTTCGACGAGGAAAACCTGTCGCCTATGTACAAACTGATCGTAGGTAAACCAGGTAGCTCGTATACGTTCTCTATCGCGCAGCGTATCGGTCTGCAGCCTGCCCTCATTGCCCGGGCCAAAAACCTGGTGGACGAAGGGCACTTCCAGCTGGATAAACTGCTCAACAAAGCAGAACAGGATCTGCAGAAAGTAGAAGCCAAGGAGAAAGAACTGCAGAAACTCCTGAAGGAGAATGAAAAGCTGAAACGTGAATACGAGATCCTGTCCGATAAGGAAAGGAAAACCCAGCAATTCACTACCCTGAAACTGCAAAACCAGATCAAGGAAGAAGAACTCCAGTACCTCAAGGATATGGAGCGCAAGCTGAAACAGATTGTTTTTGAGTGGAAACGTACAGATGACAAACAGAAAGTCATGAAACAGGCAGAAGCCCTGTTATTCCATAAACGCCAGAAACAGATCAACGAACGCTTCGAAAAGAAAATTCAGGATAAATTCCTGGAGGTAGTAGGAGCCGACCTGAAACTGGGCGACCAGGTAAAGATCAAGAGCAATGGCCAGGTAGGAAAGCTGATGGAAGTCCGCGACAAACGCGGTATCGTAAAACTCGGCAATATTCCGATGAACGTGGCACTGTCTGACCTGGTACTGGTGAAAGAGCGGCCGAAAGAAGAAACGGCTAAGTAGTACTTAATGAAGAATTAAGCATTTATTACATATTATAATCAGGAGGGCGCTTCATTTTGAGGCGCCCTTTTTTTTGGACCTGAATATAAAGCGCTCGCTGAAACAATCCACACCTGTAATGCTATCCTGCATTCAATAGATCAACTGTAAGGTTTTTCTGTACTGAATAACTATACTGTCTCGCTTCGTAATATGATATAAACCAATGTCGTCCCATAGATAACCCTTATATAAGCCGTAGATAACCCGTACTTATAAGAATGTGTTATCTACGGCTTATATACGGGTTATCTACGGCTTATCTGGGAATTATCTGAAATATTGAATAAAATCTCAACCGAAGCAACTTTATAACTAGCATATTTAATGCAGGTTCACTTGACAGGTCAGCAATTGTTTCAGCGACCATTTTCTCCCCTGAAAGCTTTTAGGTGAGGAAGGATGCGAATGCCTTTTAACACTTGATGAAAATTAATAATTAATGGTTTTTCGCCTGACCCCGCTCCAATAATTCTCAATACTTGCAATATTTCTTTAGCCGGCTAATTAATTTGTATTATCTTCGTTTTATGAACAGACCGATGATGTGTAGTACCATCAGTCACCTGCTGACGCAGATCTGCAAGGTACACAGGAATAAAGGCAACCAGATGCTGGCTGCCCATCAGCTCCACGCCGGTCAGGAGCACTTCCTGGCGCAGCTGTTGTGTGGGGGGCCTATGACGATGAATGAACTCACGGAAAATCTGGAAGTAACACCCGCAACTGTAACACGAACAGCCGAACGACTGGAGAAAAACGGGTTTCTCACAAAAGAAAAATGTAATAACGATCAGCGGGTTGTGAGAGTCAGCCTGACTGATAAAGGAAAAGAAGCAGCCACCGATATAATAGATACTACCTGGAATAAGCTGGAACAGCAGATGGTAAAAAACATGAGTACAGAAGAAAAGGTATTGCTCAGACGACTGCTAATGCAGGTATTGGAAAACATAGAAGAGGAAGAATAGGCGCATTTTTCCTTTTTTTTAAATTATTTATTTAGCCGGCTAATTAAATGCAGGATTGAAAAGTAGCGCAAACTGTATGGAACTAAATTATCGAGATATAAATTAATATCAGAAGAATAACTATGATTTGTGGGTGGAATGTATACTTTTGTACCACCATAACGAACACCATACGTTAATACTACTTGTTACCACCTGCTTCTGTCCGGATCCAATAATGAGATCTGCCTGATCCCCTTATTTACTGTAGTGTGCATTACTAATACCAAACGTCAAGTATTATGAGGAATAATGTATTGATACCCGTTTACGACTATGCCGACGTCAACAGGCCTGGTAATCCTGTGAGAGGATTTCATATTGACCGTACAACCTATCTGGTACAACCTGAAGATGTGTCTGAGCCGCACAGACGTTCCAATTACAGCCTTACGTTGTTATTATCCGGCGAAAGCATACAATATATAGACTTCGAAAAATATACCGTGAAAGCACCGGCACTGATCATGTTATCTCCTGATCAGATCTACCGGTATACCGGTGATAGCCTGTCTGAAATTGTGAACATTTCCTTCTCTCCGGAATTTTTGCTGCCAGAAACATCTGCCAGTGGAATGGTGTGCTGGTCATGCGTATTTGAAAAAGCGATTGTGCCACTTACCGACGGACAGCTCAAAGAGCTGCTGGGCTTTGCACGCCTCATGCTCAGAGAAACGGAAAATCCGCAGCCACTCAGTGACCTGATCATCCGTAGTCAGCTGAAATCGCTGATGGCCGCTACCGCCAGACTGCCGCAACTCGATATCGCCTCTATCCAGTCGGATACCTTACCTAACCGTATCGTCAGACAATTCAATGAACTGTCCGACATCCATTATAAAGATAAAACACAGGTAGCCCATTACGCAGAACTGATGTTTGTAACGCCAGGTCACCTGAATGACACGATTAAGTCCGCATTAGGGAAGACCGCTAAACAAATTATAGACGAAAAACGTATTACTGAAGCAAAGCGGTTATTGTATTGGGGTGAACATACAATTAAAGAGATTGCAGGACAACTGAACTTTGAAGATGACGGTTATTTTAATCGCTTCTTTAAAAAACATACAGGTGCAACACCTGCTTCTTTTCAACGTAGCATCCGTGAAAAGTACAATTAATACCGTAATTAGTTAAATGATTTTCTTTTTTATACGTCCTATTTTTGTAAATCGGATAGAATGGAAACTGTTTTAGCAATCGTCAACTAAAACCGAACGCTCATGAAGTACAATGATCTCACCTGTTAATTATCAGGAACCAAATTTCTCTATTAGCTATTATTAGTAAATCTACCCCGTAGTTCCAACACTACGCAACGACAACTATTTTCTTTCCATCAACCGGGAAGGGATATGGCAAGGTTTGCCCATAGCTCCACAATGTGTCTGAAATCGCCAATAAAGATTACAGCGTGTCCGGCTATTGTCAATAATCAAAGAAAACACAAAACCGTATGAACCACTTATTTCAACAAGTTTACAAACAAAAGCCTGTAGGCTTTCTCTATAGCCTGATACTGCTGGCAGTATTATCAGGTTGCGCTTCCTCTTCCGCTAATCCGGAAGGTGGTGCTCCTCCTGTAACTGCGTTGCCTGTATTCAAGGCCGCCGCGGTTCCTGCTTCCACTCACCGTGAATATAACGCTGCACTGGAAGGTAAGGTGAACGTGGAGATCCGTGCACAGGTAGATGGATATATCGATAAGATCTTTGTAGATGAAGGCGCTTATGTGAAAGCCGGACAACCATTATTCCGCATCAATGATCGTCCTTATCAGGAACAGTTGAGCAACGCATCAGCCAGTCTGCTGGCGGCACAGGCCAATGAAGAAAAAGCATCGCTGGAAGTATCCAGACTGACGCCGCTGGTAGACAATAATGTTGTATCCGACATACAGCTGAAAACGGCCAAAGCCGCTTACCAGGCTGCAAAAGCCAATGTAGCACAGGCACAGGCCATGGTCAGCAATGCACGAATTAACGTAGGTTTTACGCTGATCACAGCGCCTGTGAGCGGTTATATCGGCCGCATTCCTTATAAGAATGGTAGCCTTGTAGGTCGTAGCGAAGCGCAGCCACTCACCGTGCTGTCTGATGTAAATGAAGTATATGCTTACTTCTCTATGAGTGAAATTGACTTCCTGCAATTCAAGGATAAATTCCCAGGCAATACCATCGCGGAAAAAGTAAAACAACTGCCGCCGGTTGAACTGGTATTACCCGATAATACCATTTATCCTGAAAAAGGCCGCATCGAAACCATGGAAGGTCAGTTCGATAAAACAATGGGCGCCGTAAGTTTCCGCGCTACATTTCCAAACCCGAACGGTCTGCTGCGCTCCGGCAATACAGGTAAAGTAAAACTCTCTGAATCCTTTGCTGCATTGGTGGTACCACAGGAAGCTACTTTCGAATTACAGGATAAGATCTTCGTATTTACTGTTGGCGACAGTAATAAAGTAGCAAGCAAACCGATCACCGTATCAGGCAAAAATGGTGCGTACTATTTCGTGGCAAAAGGCGTGAGCGCCGGTGAATCTGTTGTATACACCGGGTTAGACCGTCTGCGTGATGGAATGGTGATTCAACCGCAACCCATTTCAATGGATAGTCTGCTGAAAGCCAGACCGCTCTAACTGACGACAGTATAGTAATGTACTCCCCGCTGTCACGGTTTGAAAAGACCGCAGGGGATAGTACACTCCGGACATCCTGACAAACAACTAACGCAAGCAATTATGTTAAGAAGATTTATAGAAAGACCCGTACTGGCAACGGTGGTGTCCATTATCCTGGTATTGCTGGGATTATTGTCGCTCGCCACCCTGCCCGTGACGCAGTTCCCCGATATCGCACCGCCCAGTGTGGCCGTAACAGCCTCCTATCCGGGTGCGAACGCGGAAGTGGTAGCCCGTTCAGTAGCAACGCCTATTGAAGAAGCAGTGAATGGTGTGGAGAACATGACCTATATGACCTCCACTTCCAACAACGACGGCTCCATGACGCTGACCGTATACTTTAAACTGGGTACTGATCCTGACCTCGCCGCTGTAAACGTACAGAACCGCGTGGCGAAAGCGACCAGCCTCCTGCCGGTAGAAGTAGTGAGCGCAGGTATCACCACACAGAAACAGCAGAACAGTATGATCATGGTGGTGAACCTGTTCAGCGAAATGGCTGAATATGATGAGAAGTTTTTGCAGAACTACGCAAAGATCAACATCATCCCCGAAATACAACGTGTGACCGGTGTCGGTCAGGCAATGGTATTCGGTGCGAAAGATTACTCTATGCGTATCTGGTTGCGCCCTGACCGTCTCGCTGCCAATAACCTGTCTCCCCAGGATGTATTGAGCGCGATCCGTGAACAGAACCTTGAAGCAGCACCAGGTCGTTTCGGTGAAAGCAGCAAGGAAGCATTTGAATATGTGATCAAATACAAAGGAAAGCGTAACCAGAATGCACAGTATGAAGACATCGTACTGAAAGCAAATGCAGACGGTTCGCTGCTGCGCCTGAAAGACGTGGCACGTGTAGAATTCGGTTCCTTTACTTATAGCAGTGACACACACGTAAATGGTAAATATGGTATCGGTATCGCGATTTATCAGACGGCCGGTTCCAATGCCAACGAAATACAGACGCAGGTAAACGAGCTGATGAAAAAAGCAGCCGGGCTGTTCCCGAATGGGGTAGATTATTTCAATATCTACAGCACCAAGGAATACCTGGATGAATCGATCGACCAGGTGAAACATACACTGATAGAAGCCTTTATCCTGGTGTTTATAGTTGTGTTCATCTTCCTGCAGGATTTCCGTTCTACCCTGATTCCTGCTATCGCAGTACCTGTAGCGATCATCGGTACTTTCTTCTTCATGCAGCTGTTTGGTTTTACCATCAACCTGCTTACCCTGTTCGCACTCGTACTGGCCATCGGTATTGTGGTGGATGACGCCATTGTGGTCGTCGAAGCCGTACACTCAAAAATGGAGACCATTAATATGTCCCCAAGGGCAGCCACGATCACCAGTATGCAGGAGATATCCGGTGCGATCATCTCCATCACCCTCGTAATGGCAGCGGTATTCATACCGGTTGGTTTCATGCAGGGACCGGCAGGGGTATTCTACCGGCAGTTCGCCTTCACACTGGCAATTGCCATCCTGATCTCCGCACTGAACGCATTGACCCTGAGTCCGGCCTTATGTGCGCTGCTGCTGAAGAACAACCATAGCAATCAAACGCACGGCACTGCTTATACAAAAGGTTTTGGTAAGCGCTTCTTTACAGCTTTCAACTCCGGTTTTGAAGCAGTGACCAATAAATACATCCATAGCGTTCGTTTCCTTGTAAGACGCAAATGGGTGCCTTTAACTGCGCTGGCAATTATTATCGGTGTGACCGTATGGCTGGTGAAGAGAACCCCGACCGGTTTTATCCCCACAGAGGATAATGGTTTTGTGGTATATTCTGTAACCATGCCGCCGGGATCTTCCCTGCAACGTACACAGGAAGTGGTGAATAAAGTAGAGAAGGAAATGAAAGCGTTGGAATCAGTGAACAGTTTCCTGAGCGTATCGGGTTTCAACCTGCTCACCAACTCTAACAGTTCTGCTTCTGCCGTAGGTTTCGTGAAACTGAAGAAACACGAAGAGCGTGGTCAGATGAAAGACCTGAAAGATGTAATGGGCATGATGCAGGCTAAACTGGCGGGCATCAAGGAAGCCAATATCTTCATGTTTAACATTCCGACCGTGCCTGGTTTCAGTAACGTGGATGGTTTTGAGGTGATCCTGCAGGACCGTAACGGCGGACCAATCGATAAACTGGCCAATACGGCGTATGGTTTTATCGGCGAACTGATGAAACGTAAAGAGATCGCTTTTGCCTTCACCACCTTCAATGCCGGTAACCCGCAATATAACCTGGAAATCGATGAAGCAAAGGCCAAACAGCTGGGTATCTCTTTATCAGATATCCTCCAGACCATGCAGGTATATTATGGCAGCACCTTCGCTTCCGACTTCAACCGCTTCGGTAAATACTACCGTGTAATTGTACAGGCGGAAGCGCCTGCACGTGCAGAACCGGCTTCATTGAACGAGATTTTTGTAAAGAACAGTACCGGTGAAATGGTACCGGTGAATGCAGTCGTGAAACTGGAAAGAGTATACGGTCCGGAAACAGTGACCCGTAATAACCTCTTCAATGCCGTAACGATTAACGGTCAGCCGAAACCTGGTTACAGCTCCGGTGACGCGATCAAGGCAGTAGAAGAAGTGGCACAGCAATACCTGCCAAGAGGTTATTCTTATGAGTGGGTAGGTATGACGAAAGAGGAGATTGCGGCAGGCGGACAGGCAGGTATCATCTTCCTGTTATGTCTTGTGTTTGTATACTTCCTGCTGGCCGCACAGTATGAAAGTTATATCCTGCCGTTGTCAGTGCTACTGTCTATTCCGCTGGGTATCTTCGGTGTATTCGTATTCATTAACCTGTTTGGTATTGACAATAATATATATGTGCAGGTAGGTCTGATCATGCTGATTGGTCTGTTGGCGAAAAACGCGATCCTGATCGTGGAATATGCCGTACAGCGACGTCGTAATGGTATGGGACTATTAGCTGCTGCACTGGAAGCATCCCGTTTACGTCTCCGTCCGATCCTGATGACGTCCTTCGCCTTTGTGGCTGGTCTGACACCGCTGATGCGGGCGACAGGTTCCTCGGCATTGGGTAACCGTTCCATCAGTACCGGCGCGGCTGGTGGTATGCTGACAGGTGTGATACTGGGTATCTTCGCTATTCCTGTATTGTTTATCATTTTCCAGTATTTACAGGAGAGGATCAGCGGTAAGCCGTTCAAGACGACACATACAGATGCAGCAAGCGATGCAACCGTATAAGCGCTTCTAATATTAAAGTATAAAGAAAACAGGATGACACTAAAATATATTCGCCTTTCAATCGTCTCTACACTTATAGTTGCGGGATTGGTAGCATGTCGGGTGGGTCGCAATTACCAACGACCCTCCCTGGCACTGCCGGCTCAGTACAATGATACAGTGTCGGCAGCAAGTGCTGACAGCAGCATTGCGACTTTGGAATGGAAACAGTTTTTTACAGATACGACATTACAGGGACTGATAGGAAGGGCGCTGAGCGGGAACTATGATTTGCAACTGGCAATTAAACGCATAGAAACGGCACAGGCATACTTAAAACAAGCGAAATTAGGCTGGCTGCCAACGGTAAATCTCCAGGCAGCAGCGTCTACTTCCATCCCTTCAAAGAATAGTTTGAACGGAACCAGTCTGAATACTTTCCTGGGTACTGAGCATATCGAAGACTACAGTCTGAATGCCGGCCTTTCCTGGGAGATCGATGTATGGGGTAAGATCAAACGTCGCAAGGAAGCGGCACTGGCCAGCTACCTCGGTACATTTGAAGGCATGCATGCGGTACAGACAGGATTGGTGGCAGATATTGCCAACAGTTATTATAACCTGCTGATGCTGGATGCACAGCTGGAAATCGCCAGGAGCAACGTATTACTGAGTGATACTATCGTACAGATGATCCGTTTGCAGAAGACGGCCGGCGAAACCACCGAACTGGCGGTACAACAGGCAGAGGCACAACGTCAGACAGCTGCTTTACTGATTCCGCAGCTGGAACAGGCAAAAGCGATCGAACAGAATACCCTGCGTATACTGGCCGGAGAACTGCCTGGTACGGTGGCATATAGTACGACGCTGATCACCACACCACTCCGCGAACTGATGCCTGCCGGCGTACCTGCAGCACTGCTGAGTAACAGACCGGATGTAAAAGAACAGGAAATGGCGCTGGTAGCTGCGAATGCAGAAGTAGGCGTAGCACAGGCCAGTATGTATCCGGCCTTGAACATTACGGCAAGTGGCGGCGTGAATGCTTTTAAAGCAAGCGACTGGTTTACATTACCGGCTTCGCTGTTTGGTATGGTAGCAGGAAGTCTTACTCAACCGGTGTTTCAGCGTGGACAACTCAAAACGAACCTTGAAGTAGCAAAGATTCAGCGTGAAGAAGCGGTGATCAGGTTCAGACAGGTAGCGCTGAATGCGATCGGAGAGGTGTCCAACTCCCTGGTGAGACTGGATAAGCTGAAAGAGCAGCAGGTAATCGCCTCTAACCAGGTAACTACACTGGCGCTGGCTACTTCTCAGGCAAGAATGCTGTTCCGCAGTGGCATGGCTAACTACCTGGATGTGATCACTGCGCAGGGCCGGTCGTTACAGGCATCACTCACACAGGCTGATATTACCCGTCAGCAACTGAGCGCTTCTGTTGAATTATACAGGAGTCTGGGAGGAGGTTGGAAATAGGGGATGAAAAATAAAACAGTTGTAATAGGTAGATAAATGTTTGTAACCCAATAGCGCCACAACTCTGTGGCGCTATTTATTTTTGTTGTTAACTATAATAAAAAAAGCTGTTTCTGAATAGAAACAGCCGTTTGGTAACCAATGCCAACTTGATAAAAATATCAGGTTTAATTTTCGCTGATGATCCGATATCTTATTGATAACAATACAAAGGTGAAAAAAATGATGTTGTATAGCAATGCAGGAATCAGGGTTTAATTTGTATTAATTATGGACGTTAGTACTCCTTACCGAATAGCCTCACATAGGTGGATTGCGCATGTTGCAGAATGCCCAGTGTGTTGAGAAATTTAATGGCGGCATCATTGGCTACGTGCATACTGACTTCAATACCCGCGTAAGGCTGATCATGTCCGCCTGCGTGGATAAGACTCCTGATAAAATTACCGGCAATGCCTTTTCTGCGATACTGCCGGCGTATGTACAATTCGTCAATCCCGAGCATTAGTCCGCCGTATTCGTTACTCCAGTAACAGAATGAAATGGCATATCCGGCCGGTTCTCCATCACATGCAATTATGCTGACAGTACCCATGTCGTGATGTTGTTCATAAAAAAGTAAGGTAGATACGATCTTATTTTGAGCGAGGTTTTTACGGCTGATGATCTCGCCGTATAATTCCGTGGACATCATAGTAAGTACTTCCGCATCATTCAACCGCGCAGCGCTGTATGTGGTGTTCATGTTCTATTGTAATGGAACTCAAATCTATGCATGGACCCGCTATAGATCAATTGTCAGATCATAGTATGTTTTGTCTTTTTTATCGTGCAGATGGTCGCAGTAACCGGCGTCATAACATCTTTCTGCTCGATAAAAATGACAACACTTGCAGGTAATTGGCAATTGTCCTGGCACTATATTGGAAATAGCTTTGCAACTATTCGCCTTTGGCAATTGTTAATTCATCAACATAAACTTTAAACACAATGAGCACAGAGATCAGGTTACCACTGGATCCGGATGTAGATCCTGCTATTGACAGCAAAGTTAAAGCGTTCCTGCACGCTTTAAATACAAGTGGTGGCCAGCCACTGGAAACATTATCACCTGTGGATGCACGCGCCGTGCTGACAGGTGCACAGGAATCCGTACAGGTAGATGTTTCGGGCGTGGAGTTTTCCGAGAAGACCATCACATCTGAAGGAATCACCGTCAAACTGGATATCGTACGTCCTGCTGGTGTGAGCGGTAAACTGCCGGTGTTCATGTTCTTCCACGGTGGTGGATGGGTGCTGGGCGATTTCCCTACACATAAACGACTGGTGCGTGACCTGGTAGTGGCATCCGGCGCTGTTGCCGTTTTCCCTAATTATACACCTGCACCGGAAGCAAAATTCCCTACACAGATCAATGAGGCATATGCTGCTACCAGATGGGTAGCTGAACATGGTGATGAGATCAGTGTAGATGGTAAGAACCTGGCACTGGCTGGTAATAGCGTGGGTGGTAATATGACTGCTGTTGTAGCTATTCTTGCGAAAGAAAAACACGGGCCTGCAATCAAAGGACAGGTAATGCTCTGGCCGGTAACAAACGCCGATTTCGAAACCGGTTCTTACAACCTGTTTGCAACAGGCCGTTTCCTGACAAAAGAAATGATGAAATGGTTCTTTGATAATTACTCGACACCTGCACAACGCAGCGATATTCATATCTCACCTTTACAGGCGACGACAGAACAGCTGAAAGGACTCCCGCCCGCATTAGTGCTGGTAGCTGAGAATGATGTATTGCGTGATGAAGGAGAAGCATATGCACGTAAACTCGATCAGGCAGGGGTACCGGTAGCGCTGGTGCGTTACCAGGGAATGATCCATGACTGGGGATTATTAAACCCACTCGCTACTGTTTCTGGTACGCGTTCTGCGATGGATCATGCCGGTGCAGAACTGAAGAAATATCTGCAACAGTAAACGAACACTGTTACTATATAAAAGCTCCTGACAAATCAGCCATGATTGCTCAGGGGCTTATCTTTTATATGCCTCTCAGCCCCGCCGGCGAAAACCTTTGTACTCATTCATGGTTCCTGGCAGGGCGCCTTTGTATAGCAATCCGTAAAAACACTGCTTGAACAACACGGGCAGAAAGTGGTCGTTGTCGAACTACCCGCACATGGAGAAGATACGACTGCTCCGCAGAACGTAACTATTGATGCATACAGGGATAAAGTGATCGCGGCAATCAATGCAACGAAACAAAAGGTCGTCCTCGTAGGACACAGTATGGGAGGTGCAGTGATTACGGCTACTGCCGAAAAAATACCTGCACAGATTGAGAAACTGGTGTATATAGGGGCGTTTGTACCTGCAAACGGTCAGTCTGTCCTGGATCTATCCGGTATGGATAAACAATCGGAACTGCCGGCTTCACTGATCTTTCCGACACCGGCTACCATTGCGGTAAAACCAGAGAATCTGATCGATGTGTTTTGTCAGGATGGATCAGCTGCAGTAAAAGAACAGCTGGTCGCGAAATATCGTGACGAACCGGCTATCCCGTTCACGAATAAGGCGGTTGTTACAGCGGCCAACTTTGGTTCAGTTGACGAGTATTATATCCACACCAATCAGGATCACGCGATCGGTATAGATCTGCAAAATCAGATGGCGGCTGCGGCAGGTATCAAAAATATATATGCGCTCAATACAGGACATAGTCCTTTTCTGTCCAAACCGGACTCAGTAAGTACTGTATTGCTGAAAATCATAGAATAAAAAACTGCAGGAATGCCTGTTATCACGCGGGGCTGATAACCAGGCATTCCTTTCTGAAATCAGAGAAGGTAATACCGGTTGCATTTTTGAAGAATTTGCTGAAGTGCGCAATGTCAGAAAAACCAAGATACCAGGCCACTTCTTTCATACATTCATCGGAATAGGCCACCCTTCTTTTTGCTTCCAGTATAATACGCTGGCGGATATGATAGCTCGCGGGATAGGCAGTCGTCTTTTTGATGATCTCATTGAGATAGTTAGGGGTTACTGCCAGCAGTTTCGCATAATCAGCTACTTTCCGGTGTGTTTTGAAATTAACTTCTACGAGGGATTTAAACTTCTCCGTCAGCTCCAGGTTACGCGTCTGAATAACGGTGGTCAATGGTCCCTGAAACTGGCGGGTAACATAAATCAGGAAGATTTTCAGATAACGGCGTAGCATCTCCGTTTTGAACAGATAGACATTATTACATTCCTTCAGCATTTTTAATGCAACTTCCTGCATCTCTCTCGCGATATCGTTGTTCACGCTGATACCTGCAGAACGGGAGAACGCCTGGAACAGCCCCGAATTATACATCAGGTCAAATTCCTGTTCACCCATGTGCAGGAATGCCTCGGTAAATGATAATATAAAGCCTTCGGTACTTTCATCTTCTCTCAGCTGATGTAACTGTCCGGGGGTAATACAAAAAATGCTGTTACTTTCCAGTTTGAAGATTTCAAGGTCCAGTACCAGGGTACCGCTTCCTTTTGTGATCCAGATGATCTCTATATAGTTTTGTTT contains the following coding sequences:
- a CDS encoding AraC family transcriptional regulator, giving the protein MKYPEYCPLLKLEDVDANLPFQIRTFKNMREEIIAHNSSPHKQNYIEIIWITKGSGTLVLDLEIFKLESNSIFCITPGQLHQLREDESTEGFILSFTEAFLHMGEQEFDLMYNSGLFQAFSRSAGISVNNDIAREMQEVALKMLKECNNVYLFKTEMLRRYLKIFLIYVTRQFQGPLTTVIQTRNLELTEKFKSLVEVNFKTHRKVADYAKLLAVTPNYLNEIIKKTTAYPASYHIRQRIILEAKRRVAYSDECMKEVAWYLGFSDIAHFSKFFKNATGITFSDFRKECLVISPA